Proteins encoded in a region of the Apostichopus japonicus isolate 1M-3 chromosome 19, ASM3797524v1, whole genome shotgun sequence genome:
- the LOC139960055 gene encoding uncharacterized protein yields the protein MATTKYNSICISTEKVTPSAKKFPVAFWLIVKGLWLFHYKSVVQDRKCFKCSVHKLMRNRKERLRPDGPPRTKVEVIDSLLLSYDRNNDKWFRKEEAKSNLFVNIQDGDCEVCEVCDTEWWDYFGRTCRYTEEDIGVTRWNHKGSGLLSMGMITIFLSASFYDNILNMEKMWGHSEEIINLINKLCLLTLLASYFLVALLSKLRSHMKGDVPCLAWATTWNVRYLIKRAQLLDLPSKGMPGKYFLFLCMLWPFLNSCYRAIIYFYLSECDFDSHVVTTALFGIIMMETWGLFVYLIYFIRVSFQRQFSLILVYLRDFEGHIDRCRGAILCAFADYNLFKTFCNGYFLLTFPVVVIGVTSHITWQYLLYQVCATDSPIMKTQNFLRWLGLSEISMALFLYIFASGGMSVNYLGLQLHSNVLKLKSAAHALFWDEIVQVVDTTNRGSQLLYLSVFFSTVGIFMSLQFNNQDVTYMNARYNTTNMTIC from the exons ATGGCGACTACCAAGTATAACTCTATATGTATTTCTACTGAAAAAGTTACGCCTTCCGCCAAAAAGTTTCCTGTGGCTTTTTGGCTGATCGTTAAAGGCCTTTGGCTATTCCATTACAAATCGGTCGTTCAAGACAGAAAATGCTTTAAATGTAGCGTCCATAAATTGATGAGGAACAGGAAAGAGCGCCTCCGACCAGACGGCCCACCAAGGACCAAGGTTGAAGTGATTGATTCGTTGCTTCTGTCTTACGATAGAAACAACGACAAATGGTTTCGGAAGGAAGAGGCCAAATCGAATctatttgtaaatattcaagATGGCGATTGTGAGGTCTGTGAGGTCTGTGATACTGAGTGGTGGGATTATTTTGGCAGGACCTGTAGATATACGGAAGAAGACATCG GTGTCACGCGATGGAACCATAAAGGAAGCGGTCTTCTCTCCATGGGGATGATAACCATTTTTCTCTCAGCAAGTTTCTACGACAACATTTTGAACATGGAAAAAATGTGGGGTCATTCTGAAGAAATCATCAACTTAATCAATAAACTGTGTTTGCTGACGCTTCTTGCGTCATACTTTTTGGTGGCGCTGTTATCAAAACTTCGAAGTCATATGAAAGGGGATGTTCCTTGCCTTGCGTGGGCGACAACTTGGAACGTGAGATATCTCATTAAAAGAGCTCAACTTTTGGATTTACCTAGTAAAG GAATGCCTGGTAAATATTTTCTCTTCCTCTGTATGCTATGGCCGTTCTTAAACTCTTGTTACCGGGCCATCATTTATTTCTACCTAAGCGAGTGTGACTTTGACAGTCACGTGGTGACGACTGCCCTCTTTGGAATTATTATGATGGAGACTTGGGGACTGTTCGTGTACCTCATCTACTTCATCCGGGTATCATTCCAGAGGCAGTTTTCTCTCATCCTAGTGTACCTCCGGGATTTCGAGGGTCACATTGATCGTTGCCGAGGGGCGATTCTATGTGCATTTGCAGATTATAACCTATTTAAAACTTTCTGTAACGGATATTTCTTGCTAACCTTCCCCGTGGTCGTCATTGGAGTGACGTCACACATCACATGGCAGTACTTACTTTATCAAGTTTGTGCGACGGACTCGCCGATCATGAAAACTCAAAATTTTCTCCGATGGTTAGGACTGTCCGAGATATCGATGGCGCTCTTCTTATATATCTTCGCAAGTGGTGGCATGAGTGTCAACTACCTTGGCCTACAGTTACATTCGAACGTTTTGAAGTTAAAATCAGCAGCGCATGCTCTCTTTTGGGATGAAATTGTGCAAGTCGTCGATACGACGAACAGAGGGTCTCAATTATTGTACCTAAGCGTATTTTTCTCAACTGTTGGTATCTTTATGTCGCTTCAATTTAATAATCAAGATGTCACGTATATGAATGCGCGGTATAACACAACAAATATGACGATTTGCTGA
- the LOC139959879 gene encoding tektin-3-like translates to MQETSNEMWTQHNNVNVSFDGRIAETMDARNSIQNHLAKVLQEINEMENNISLLRKSIKDKEAPMQVAQSRLENRTRRPNVELCRDQPQHGLVSEVGEIYETVDILQNRLRAAESALQDLVRTKSTLEHDLQVKNNSLYLDKEKCMGLRRTYPTTAKLAGYRGQ, encoded by the exons ATGCAGGAGACTTCGAACGAAATGTGGACTCAGCACAATAACGTTAATGTCTCATTCGACGGAAGAATTGCCGAAACAATGGATGCACGAAACAGCATCCAAAACCATCTGGCTAAG GTCTTGCAAGAAATCAACGAAATGGAGAATAACATCTCACTTTTACGCAAGTCTATCAAGGATAAGGAGGCGCCTATGCAAGTTGCACAGAGCCGCTTGGAGAACCGTACCCGTCGCCCTAATGTCGAACTCTGCAGGGATCAACCACAGCACGG ACTCGTTAGTGAAGTTGGTGAAATCTACGAAACTGTCGACATTCTTCAAAACCGTCTGCGAGCTGCCGAGTCTGCGCTGCAGGATCTGGTTCGCACTAAGAGTACCTTAGAACACGACCTGCAAGTGAAGAACAACAGTCTGTACCTAGACAAAGAGAAGTGCATGGGGCTACGTAGAACATATCCAACGACAGCCAAGCTGGCTGGTTACCGCGGCCAGTGA